The following DNA comes from Streptomyces sp. NBC_00273.
TCCGTTCCAGCCGGTCCAACGCGGTCAGCCACCGGGTCGAGGCAGTGTCGAGTACTGCGGTCCGCCCGGTCACGGCCGAGGCGTCGGGAGTGCGTGAGTTCATGCTCGACGCCTACCCGGTGTCACGCCGCGATCCCGCCCCGGTCCCCACTGGCACCCGAACGACAGGTCTCCCGTCAGGGCGCTCGCGCGGGCCTGTCCGTGCCCCCGGATCTCGGCGGTCCGGACGGCCGGAGAGGTCATGCGCTGGGGACGGCCAAGGGATCGGACGGGGCGGTCTTCTTCCCCGCTTCCATCTGTTCGCCGAGTTCGGTGAGGCGGTTGCGGCCCATGGCCTTGCGGACCTCGGGGAACCACTCCTTCTCCTCTTCCTCGACGTGGTGGCGGACGTTCTCCATGAGGACCGTCATCTTGGCGTCGAACCGCTCGTCGCTCGCGTCGAGCCCCTTGAGTTCGGAGAGCATCCACAGCACGACGTGGTGCTCCTCGATGCTTTCCAGGACGTGGTCCTTGGTGTCGGGGTCGGCCTCGCGGGCAGCGGGGTAGAAGATCTTCTCCTCGATCCAGGTGTGCGTGGTGAGTTCCTCGATCACCTGGTCGGCGATCTTCCGCTTCGTGGCGTGCGCGTTGTCGCCGGCCTTCTCGAACTGCTTGAACAGCTTCTCGACCGTTTTGTGGTCTTCCTTGAGCAGTACGATCCCGTCCACCAGGTCTCCTTCGATCGTCCATCGGGGGCGCGGTCGACCGCCCTGACCCCGTGTACCCGGTGGGGTGGTGGTGACACTGTTGGCCGGGTGGGATGCCTCGTACGGACGACCTTCCGTACGCCGAACGCCGACGCTTCTCCAGCCCGTCGGGGGACCCCGGTCCCGCGCGGGACCGGGGCGGGCACGGATCAGAGGGCGGCGGGGAACCGGTCCCAGGCCCGGTGCTCGCCCAGCGCCGTCGTGGCGGCGGCCACGACCGCGCTGCCGCTGTCGGCGACGGCGATGCCGGGGTCGTCTGCCGTGATGCCGGCGGATTCGAGGAGCCGTTCCGCGCCGTTCCAGCCGCCGATGGCCTTGCCGTGCCGGTACGCCTCGGTGAGGAGCAGCAGTACGCGCGGGTCGGGGGCTTCGGGGGGCTGGGCCGTGCCGGCCTTTGCGTCGCGGGCGCCGTACGCGTCCGCGCCGGACTGGGGCACTCCGGCCAGGAGCAGGGCGTCGAATTCGACGGAGCGGGCGGTGGCGAAGGTCCGCTGAACGGCGATCGGGTCGTCGTCGCCGTCACCGTCGAGGGTGCCGCCGGTCGGGGCGATGACGAGGGGCACCATTGCGGAGTCCAGGACGGCCTGGCGGGCGGCCCGTACGCCGTCCAGGTCGGCCGTGGCGTCGGCGACGATGCCGATCACGCGGCCGTCGGTCGGCCAGGTCCCGCCCATCTGGGAGAGGGCGGGGCTGGGGTCGGCCGCGACGAGTGGCACGGTGGCGGCCGGTGCCGGCAGCCCGAGGCCCGTGGCGACCTGCTCGCACAGCTGCGGATCGATGTTCGCCAACACCTTCAGGCTGCGTTCCTTGACGGCCTGCTCATAGCACTTGCTCAGCTCGAAGGTGTAGGCGGCGATGATGTGTTCGCGCTCGGGCGGGGTCATGCTGAGCCAGAAGAGGCGCGGCTGGGTGAAGTGGTCCGAGAACGAGGCGGGCGCCTCACGGACCTTGCTCGCCTCAGGAACGGTGAAGGGTACCTCGATGAAGGCGGCCGCATCGGCTCCGGCGAGGAACGGGCATCCGCCGTCGAGACTGTTGGGCCGGTAGGGGGCGACGCCCGTGTGGACGGCGCTCTGGTGCATGCCGTCGCGCAGCATGTCGTTGACGGGGGCGTGCGGCCTGTTGATGGGGATCTGGCCGAAGTTGGGGCCTCCGAGGCGGCTGATCTGCGTATCGAGGTACGAGAAGAGCCGGCCGGCGAGCAGCGGGTCGTCGGTGACGTCGATGCCCGGAACCAGGTGTCCGGGGTGGAAGGCGACCTGCTCCGTCTCGGCGAAGTAGTTCTTGGTGTTGGCGTTCAGGGTCATCAGACCGATCGGCTGAACGGGTGAGCGCTCCTCCGGCACGATCTTGGTGGGGTCGAGGAGGTCGATGCCCTCGAAGGTCTGGTCCTCGGTGTCGGGGAAGACCTGAATGCCCAGCTCCCATTGCGGGAAGGCGCCGGATTCGATGGCGTCGAAGAGGTCCCGGCGGTGGAAGTCGGGGTCCATCCCGCTGATCATCTGCGCTTCCTCCCAGACGAGGGAGTGCACGCCGAGTCTCGGCTTCCAGTGGAACTTCACCAGCACGCTCTCGTCGGCCGTGTTGACCAGACGGAAGGTGTGGACGCCGAAGCCTTCCATCATCCGCAGCGACCGCGGGATGCCGCGGTCGGACATGTTCCAGATGGTGTGGTGGGTGGCTTCGGTGTGCAGGGACACGAAGTCCCAGAACGTGTCGTGCGCGCTCTGTGCCTGCGGGATCTCGCGGTCCGGATGCGGCTTCGCGGCGTGGATGACGTCGGGGAACTTGACGGCGTCCTGGATGAAGAACACGGGGATGTTGTTGCCGACCAGGTCGAAGGTTCCCTCGTCGGTGTAGAACTTCGTCGCGAACCCTCGGGTGTCGCGCACGGTGTCGGCCGAACCGCGCGAGCCGAGGACCGTGGAGAACCGCACGAACACCGGCGTCTCCACGTCCTTGGCGAGGAACGCGGCCTTCGACACTTCGCCGGCCGTTCCGTAGCCCTGGAAGACGCCGTGAGCGGCGGCACCACGCGCGTGGACGACCCGCTCCGGGATCCGCTCGTGGTCGAAGTGGGTGATCTTCTCGCGCAGATGGTTGTCCTGCAGCAACACCGGGCCGCGGGGGCCGGCCTTCAAGGAGTGATCGGTGTCGGGCAGCCGTGTCCCTTGGGCCGTCGTGAGGTACGTGCCGCTCTGCGCCACGCGTGCCTGGTCCACCCCCGTCGCCTGTCCGGTCGGCCCCACCGTCTCGGGGCCGTCCTGGTCGGGCTTCGGCGGTAGGGGTTCCGTGGGCTCCGTCGGCTCGATCAGCGGCGGAGACTCGGGGGCGGGCTTGCCCGGCAGCCCGCTCTTGGCGGTGCCGGTCGATGACTGCTGCTTGCTCATGATCCTTCTCCTTGGGGCCGCCGACGTGGTTAGACGGGCGAGAGCCGTGACTTCCCCGGTCCGGGCTGCGCGGTGCGCGGCGTCCCGGATCTCCGGCCAGGCGTCACCGTCGCCCATGTCGGTCTTCACGCCGGTTTTCACGCCGTGGTCGGCGATCCGGACGGTCTTGCCGGTGACCCCGTGCTCGGCGAGGCGGCCATCGTCTGCTCGGCCAGCAGCTGGGAGCTCGACGGCGCGGCGGAGGGGGACAGAGTGCAGACGAGCGCGACAGCGCGGAGCGGCGTGTGATTGTTGGGGTCCATGGTGTTCCGGCTACCCGCCCATCCCTCTTTGATGTCGCAAGCTATGCGATTCGTCCATATTTGCTCCGTGGCGCGGGGGTGGAAGCCACGGAAACGGTACGTCCACGGGGCCTGCGGCGACGGGCGGGGAAGGCGGGACGCTCAGCGCCTCACGTCCGCGTCAGCCGCCGGTGAGCCCTCCGCGCAGCGGGGTGGACGGAAGTCAGCGCCAGTCTCATCCCGAGGGCGAGCTCGTGCAGCTGGCCGAGCAACTGGGCCTGCACCGTCTGGCGGTCGAGGACGCGGTCCAGGCGCGCCAGCGGTCGAAGCGGGAGCGCTTCGGCGACGTACTGGCCGTCGCGCTGCAGACCCTGTGGTAGGTCGACGAGGAAACGGCGGTGGAGACGGGCGAGTTGATGGTCCTCGTCGGGCCCGTCACGCACTTACCGTCCGCCACGTCCGGTGGACCCGGCAGCCGAAGCAGCCCGCCGACTGGAAGCCGACCCGTCCATGCTGCTCTGTGGCCCGCTGTCGGTGCTGCACGCCGTGCTCGACGTCGTCGTCCGCGCATACGGCGAGGCCGCCGAGACGGTGCGCGCCGCGCTCGACCGGCTGGAGGACCGCGTTCTCGCCGCCCTCTCGTGTCGACCGCACCGAGGACATCCACTCCCTGGAGCGAGAGGTCCGTGAGTTCCGGGACGCCGTGCAGCCGTTGGTGCCGTCCTGCCCGGTCTTCCGAGCGGTCTGGCCGGCGAAGGGCGTTCGGCGAAGGCCCTGCCCTACTTCGGTGACGTGGCCGATCACCTCCACCGCACCGACACGACGACGTGCGGCGCATCTCCAGGGGCGCGCCCCGCGCGAGGGGCCTCGTTTCCGCATGCCGTACGGGCATGAGTTGCGCTGCGGGGGAAAGCCGGGGGGTATGACACCCCTACCGAGCCGAGCTCAGGGCCGTGACCGTGATCGTGCCGACACCGGGCGGGACCACTCCCTCGCGGGCCCGAGC
Coding sequences within:
- a CDS encoding hemerythrin domain-containing protein — protein: MDGIVLLKEDHKTVEKLFKQFEKAGDNAHATKRKIADQVIEELTTHTWIEEKIFYPAAREADPDTKDHVLESIEEHHVVLWMLSELKGLDASDERFDAKMTVLMENVRHHVEEEEKEWFPEVRKAMGRNRLTELGEQMEAGKKTAPSDPLAVPSA
- a CDS encoding catalase, with the protein product MSKQQSSTGTAKSGLPGKPAPESPPLIEPTEPTEPLPPKPDQDGPETVGPTGQATGVDQARVAQSGTYLTTAQGTRLPDTDHSLKAGPRGPVLLQDNHLREKITHFDHERIPERVVHARGAAAHGVFQGYGTAGEVSKAAFLAKDVETPVFVRFSTVLGSRGSADTVRDTRGFATKFYTDEGTFDLVGNNIPVFFIQDAVKFPDVIHAAKPHPDREIPQAQSAHDTFWDFVSLHTEATHHTIWNMSDRGIPRSLRMMEGFGVHTFRLVNTADESVLVKFHWKPRLGVHSLVWEEAQMISGMDPDFHRRDLFDAIESGAFPQWELGIQVFPDTEDQTFEGIDLLDPTKIVPEERSPVQPIGLMTLNANTKNYFAETEQVAFHPGHLVPGIDVTDDPLLAGRLFSYLDTQISRLGGPNFGQIPINRPHAPVNDMLRDGMHQSAVHTGVAPYRPNSLDGGCPFLAGADAAAFIEVPFTVPEASKVREAPASFSDHFTQPRLFWLSMTPPEREHIIAAYTFELSKCYEQAVKERSLKVLANIDPQLCEQVATGLGLPAPAATVPLVAADPSPALSQMGGTWPTDGRVIGIVADATADLDGVRAARQAVLDSAMVPLVIAPTGGTLDGDGDDDPIAVQRTFATARSVEFDALLLAGVPQSGADAYGARDAKAGTAQPPEAPDPRVLLLLTEAYRHGKAIGGWNGAERLLESAGITADDPGIAVADSGSAVVAAATTALGEHRAWDRFPAAL